The following proteins are co-located in the Streptococcus downei MFe28 genome:
- a CDS encoding alpha/beta fold hydrolase has translation MVEIQERYLTMRDGQKIFIKVAGQGYPIVFLHGNGNSSKYFAGQLEDFAKKYQVIMVDSRAHGKSGLGQLHLTFEKMAKDLAEVLDQLAIRQAILIGHSDGANYALVFEHLYPERVKAVLLNSGNLTFWGQKWWLRLGSVLTYLWLSLQVRFKPAVNRRKQRFGLMVRNLPIKFEDLRGVTVPSLVLVGQKDFIRQGHSRRIARYLANAKFLSLNGFGHSIANKDPQVFNQLALDFVQQVLGSDE, from the coding sequence ATGGTAGAAATCCAAGAAAGATATCTGACCATGCGAGATGGTCAAAAAATTTTTATCAAGGTTGCTGGTCAGGGCTACCCTATCGTATTTCTCCACGGGAATGGCAACTCTAGCAAATACTTTGCTGGCCAGCTTGAAGACTTTGCAAAGAAGTATCAGGTCATCATGGTGGATAGTCGGGCCCACGGAAAATCTGGACTAGGTCAGCTTCATCTGACTTTTGAGAAAATGGCCAAGGATTTGGCAGAGGTCTTGGACCAGTTGGCCATCAGGCAGGCTATCCTAATCGGTCATAGTGATGGTGCCAATTACGCTCTGGTCTTTGAACACCTTTATCCCGAGCGAGTCAAGGCCGTGTTGCTCAATTCAGGAAATTTGACCTTCTGGGGGCAGAAATGGTGGTTGCGACTAGGTTCGGTTTTGACCTATCTCTGGTTGAGCCTACAAGTTCGTTTCAAACCAGCGGTCAATCGTCGCAAACAACGCTTCGGCCTCATGGTCAGAAATCTCCCCATCAAATTTGAGGATTTGAGGGGCGTGACTGTTCCAAGTTTGGTATTAGTTGGCCAAAAAGATTTTATCCGTCAGGGGCATTCTCGAAGAATCGCTCGTTATCTAGCCAATGCAAAATTTCTTTCCCTAAACGGTTTCGGCCATAGCATCGCCAATAAGGACCCGCAGGTCTTCAATCAGCTAGCTCTGGACTTTGTCCAGCAGGTGCTGGGGAGTGATGAATAA
- a CDS encoding type II toxin-antitoxin system RelE/ParE family toxin, whose translation MYQIYFYKDKRGKEPVLDYLKELSQQKGKDSRIRLNKISDYLNILQEVGTVAGLPVLRHLEGEIWELRPLRDRILFVTWFDGSFVLLHHFMKKSQKTPRREIEQAKRELNDLRKRGLESGE comes from the coding sequence TTGTATCAAATTTATTTTTACAAGGATAAAAGGGGCAAAGAACCTGTTTTAGACTACCTAAAAGAACTTTCACAACAAAAGGGAAAGGATAGTCGGATTAGATTGAATAAGATTTCTGATTACCTTAATATTTTGCAGGAGGTTGGAACTGTTGCAGGTCTTCCCGTCCTCAGACATCTTGAGGGGGAGATTTGGGAACTTCGTCCTTTAAGAGATCGAATTTTATTTGTCACCTGGTTTGATGGTAGTTTTGTCTTACTTCACCATTTTATGAAAAAATCACAAAAGACACCTCGACGAGAGATTGAGCAAGCCAAGCGAGAGTTAAATGATTTAAGAAAGAGAGGATTGGAAAGTGGAGAATAA
- a CDS encoding helix-turn-helix domain-containing protein: MENNSALGHDWTSVQKELFSKEEIKESQIRASIIVELIRARKEKGITQKQLEEMSGVSQPVIARMETGKTSPQIDTVLKVLACLGKNLSVVPLDNQGEGPV, from the coding sequence GTGGAGAATAATTCGGCTTTAGGTCATGATTGGACAAGTGTCCAAAAGGAACTTTTTTCAAAAGAAGAAATTAAAGAGAGCCAAATTAGGGCGTCCATCATCGTTGAATTGATTAGAGCTAGGAAGGAGAAGGGAATTACTCAAAAACAATTGGAAGAGATGAGCGGTGTTAGTCAGCCAGTCATTGCTAGAATGGAAACTGGCAAAACTAGTCCACAAATAGATACTGTTCTTAAAGTCTTGGCTTGCTTAGGGAAGAACTTGTCGGTGGTCCCTCTGGATAATCAAGGTGAAGGACCTGTTTAA
- a CDS encoding acyltransferase family protein: MKKRYITGFDGLRTIGLLAVIFYHIYPSIFKGGYLGVALFFVLSGYLITDLLLREYGANGKIDVKAFLLRRFKRLYPNMIAVMLLSTIYMYFFQKNLLNGMRNVFLSSIFSVNNWWQIAKGGSYFAKLLAEAPFEHFYSLSIEGQFYLFWPLIIIVLMRIFRKNRTVIFNVLDLILLLSFVEMSLLYKAHVDPTRIYYGTDTRLFSILMGAALAFIYPSDKVEKIKLSLRDRQLFNGVALVSLAVLVICFFALPDQEWFTYRGGMWLFSFLSCVLIALIVHPKLAANKWLSNPVTSYLGTRSYGMYLWQIPVLTFAELKLPNPKSLPSVLIALALVVILTEITYRLVEVPLRRITWQQIKDFYQDKRQSWSSLVKWPVTLLVSVAVAGALFLVFTAPDKTSAQNKITDQLKQNQAKMKEQNQAQQAPGTPADPAILSKYSISQEEYDTVNQKKVAILGDSMIAMTYDDLHEVFPNAFFDGAIGRKPQHTLEMVQEAVANHPDLDTLVIGIGINRDENGGTLTADQIDQVMQAAGGRQVYWININLEKSQYYWTNDVNQVLSQADQKYDNLHIIDWYGASHDKESQLLSEDMTHPNDQGAIAYTRTIADTISK, encoded by the coding sequence ATGAAGAAGCGTTATATTACTGGTTTTGACGGTCTGAGGACCATTGGTCTTTTGGCGGTCATTTTTTATCATATTTATCCCTCGATTTTTAAGGGTGGCTACTTGGGTGTGGCTCTCTTTTTTGTCCTTTCAGGTTATTTGATTACCGACCTTCTCCTAAGAGAGTACGGAGCCAATGGTAAGATTGATGTCAAAGCCTTTCTCTTACGGCGTTTTAAGCGGCTCTATCCCAATATGATAGCCGTCATGCTTTTGAGTACGATTTACATGTACTTTTTCCAGAAAAATCTGCTCAATGGCATGCGGAACGTCTTTTTGTCCAGTATCTTCTCGGTAAATAACTGGTGGCAGATTGCTAAGGGCGGTTCCTACTTTGCTAAGTTGCTAGCTGAAGCTCCTTTTGAGCATTTTTACAGTCTGTCCATCGAAGGTCAATTTTATCTCTTTTGGCCTTTGATTATCATTGTTCTCATGCGGATTTTTCGCAAGAATCGGACTGTCATCTTCAATGTTCTGGATCTGATTTTGCTCCTGTCCTTTGTCGAAATGTCCCTGCTCTACAAGGCTCATGTCGATCCCACTCGGATCTACTACGGGACAGATACCAGGCTCTTTTCTATCCTTATGGGGGCGGCACTAGCCTTCATCTATCCTAGTGATAAGGTTGAAAAAATTAAATTATCCCTGCGGGATCGGCAACTCTTTAATGGCGTGGCCCTCGTAAGTCTAGCTGTTTTAGTGATCTGTTTCTTTGCCCTGCCTGACCAAGAGTGGTTTACCTATCGGGGAGGCATGTGGCTCTTTTCCTTCCTCAGTTGTGTTCTGATTGCTCTGATTGTCCATCCCAAATTGGCAGCCAATAAGTGGCTGTCCAATCCTGTAACCTCCTATTTGGGAACTCGTTCCTATGGCATGTATCTTTGGCAGATTCCTGTTTTGACCTTCGCTGAGCTCAAGTTGCCCAATCCCAAGTCTCTACCATCGGTCTTGATTGCTTTAGCTCTGGTAGTGATTTTGACCGAAATCACCTATCGCTTAGTAGAAGTACCTCTGCGACGAATAACTTGGCAGCAGATTAAGGACTTTTACCAAGATAAGCGTCAGTCCTGGTCTTCCTTGGTCAAATGGCCTGTCACCCTGCTGGTTTCTGTGGCGGTAGCAGGGGCCCTCTTCTTAGTTTTTACGGCACCAGATAAAACGTCTGCCCAAAACAAGATTACCGACCAACTCAAGCAAAATCAAGCCAAGATGAAGGAGCAGAACCAAGCTCAACAAGCACCAGGAACTCCTGCGGACCCCGCCATTCTTAGTAAATATAGCATCAGTCAGGAAGAGTACGACACTGTTAATCAAAAGAAGGTGGCTATCTTGGGTGATTCTATGATTGCCATGACCTACGATGACCTACACGAGGTCTTCCCAAATGCCTTCTTTGACGGGGCCATTGGTCGTAAACCTCAGCATACCCTAGAAATGGTTCAAGAAGCAGTCGCCAACCATCCAGATTTGGATACCTTGGTCATCGGTATCGGAATTAATCGGGATGAAAATGGCGGTACTCTAACGGCGGACCAGATTGATCAGGTTATGCAGGCTGCTGGCGGTCGTCAGGTCTATTGGATTAATATTAATCTGGAAAAATCCCAATACTACTGGACCAATGATGTTAATCAAGTCTTAAGTCAAGCGGACCAGAAGTATGACAATCTACATATCATCGACTGGTACGGAGCCTCCCACGATAAGGAAAGCCAGCTCCTAAGTGAAGATATGACCCACCCCAACGATCAAGGGGCCATCGCCTATACCAGGACCATAGCTGATACGATTTCAAAATAA
- a CDS encoding hydroxymethylglutaryl-CoA reductase, degradative: MTMVSWTGFAQKSPQERWQTIENNQALSETSLEKLKKEELLPLETANQMTENLIGRLALPMSLAPDFLINGKIYNLPMVTEEPSVVAAASYAAKLIKRSGGFKTRVHQRQMLGQVALTGLSDWHPAKEAILAHKEELLSLANQAHPSIVKRGGGARELTLEEKGDFLIVYLSVDPQEAMGANMVNTMVEALAPKLEELSGGQSLMAILSNYATHSLVTATCALDLRFLSRDKKEAQNLAKKMEQASQLAQIDPYRASTHNKGIFNGVDALVLATGNDWRAIEAGAHAYAAASGSYRGLSQWTYDKEAGQIKGELTLPMPIATKGGSIGLNPSVQVAFDLLGNPDAKTLAGLIVSLGLAQNLAALKALVGKGIQAGHMKLQAKSLALLAGASEKESPKLVQELLSAQHLNLETAQKILANLRNDQK; encoded by the coding sequence ATAACTATGGTATCTTGGACAGGATTTGCCCAAAAAAGCCCTCAAGAGCGCTGGCAGACTATTGAAAACAATCAAGCCCTCTCAGAGACTAGCCTGGAAAAACTAAAAAAAGAAGAACTCCTGCCTCTCGAGACAGCTAATCAAATGACCGAAAATCTCATTGGTCGACTGGCCCTGCCTATGAGCTTGGCTCCAGATTTCTTGATTAATGGCAAGATTTATAATCTCCCCATGGTGACCGAGGAACCTTCTGTCGTCGCTGCTGCTTCTTATGCCGCCAAACTCATAAAACGTTCGGGTGGTTTTAAGACCCGGGTTCACCAGCGACAAATGTTGGGGCAAGTTGCCCTGACTGGGCTCAGCGACTGGCATCCTGCCAAAGAGGCTATCTTAGCCCATAAGGAAGAGCTTCTGAGCCTAGCCAATCAGGCTCATCCTTCCATCGTCAAAAGAGGGGGCGGTGCTAGAGAGTTAACCTTGGAAGAAAAAGGAGACTTTCTCATTGTCTATCTCTCGGTGGACCCCCAAGAAGCTATGGGAGCCAATATGGTTAATACCATGGTGGAAGCCTTGGCACCTAAGTTAGAAGAACTTTCAGGAGGCCAAAGCCTTATGGCCATTCTCTCCAACTATGCCACCCATAGTTTGGTGACAGCTACTTGCGCCCTCGACCTGCGCTTTCTCAGTCGCGACAAAAAGGAAGCTCAAAATCTTGCTAAAAAAATGGAGCAGGCATCGCAACTAGCTCAAATCGACCCCTATCGCGCCAGTACACACAATAAGGGTATTTTCAATGGTGTAGATGCCTTGGTTCTGGCTACAGGTAATGACTGGCGAGCAATCGAGGCAGGTGCTCATGCCTATGCTGCCGCTTCTGGCTCTTACCGTGGCCTCTCTCAATGGACTTATGATAAAGAGGCTGGGCAAATCAAGGGAGAACTAACTCTCCCCATGCCCATTGCAACCAAAGGAGGCTCAATCGGCCTCAACCCCAGCGTCCAAGTCGCCTTTGACCTCCTGGGTAATCCTGACGCCAAGACTCTAGCAGGTCTCATTGTCTCCCTGGGCTTGGCTCAAAACTTAGCCGCCCTTAAGGCCCTAGTTGGTAAAGGCATTCAGGCAGGCCACATGAAATTGCAGGCCAAGTCCTTAGCCCTACTGGCCGGCGCTTCTGAAAAAGAGAGCCCCAAACTGGTTCAGGAACTCCTATCAGCCCAACACCTCAACTTAGAAACTGCTCAAAAAATCCTGGCAAATCTAAGAAACGACCAAAAATAG
- a CDS encoding homoserine dehydrogenase — protein MAIKIGLFGFGTVASGIPFLLKENGDKIGAAAKDNFEIAKVLVKDEAEKNRLQAAGHDYNFVTNVEDIVQDPDIDIVVELMGRIEPAKTFITKALEAGKHVVSANKDLIATHGKEIIALAQEKGLAFYYEAAVAGGIPILRTLANSLTSDKVTRILGVLNGTSNFMMTKMVDEGWTYENALKTAQELGYAESDPTNDVEGIDAAYKAVILSQFGFGMTIDFDDVSHQGISTITPDDVAVAQELGYVIKLVGDVRETASGISAQVSPTFLPKEHPLASVNGVMNAVFVESIGIGQSMYYGPGAGQKPTATSVVADIIRIGRRIVDGNVGKPFNEFSRPTQLANPSDVKSGYYFSLSVPDKKGQILRLAEIFNGQDVSFSQVLQQRGDGKQAKIVIVTHALSLTQLERVKAELEAQSDFTLLNSFKVLGD, from the coding sequence ATGGCAATAAAAATTGGATTATTTGGTTTTGGGACTGTTGCTAGCGGTATCCCTTTTTTGCTTAAGGAAAATGGCGATAAGATCGGGGCGGCTGCCAAGGATAATTTCGAGATTGCTAAGGTCTTAGTCAAGGATGAGGCCGAAAAAAATCGTCTTCAGGCCGCTGGACATGACTACAACTTCGTGACCAATGTTGAAGATATTGTCCAAGACCCTGACATTGACATTGTGGTTGAATTGATGGGGCGGATTGAACCAGCCAAGACCTTTATCACCAAGGCTTTGGAGGCTGGTAAACACGTGGTTTCTGCCAATAAGGACTTGATTGCCACTCATGGCAAGGAAATCATTGCTCTTGCCCAAGAGAAGGGGCTGGCTTTCTACTATGAAGCTGCGGTAGCTGGTGGTATTCCAATACTGCGAACCTTGGCTAATTCTCTAACCTCAGACAAGGTGACTCGGATTTTGGGTGTTCTCAATGGGACTTCTAACTTTATGATGACCAAGATGGTTGATGAAGGTTGGACCTATGAAAATGCTCTGAAAACCGCACAAGAACTGGGTTATGCAGAGAGTGATCCCACCAATGACGTGGAAGGAATCGATGCAGCCTACAAGGCCGTTATTCTCAGCCAATTTGGTTTTGGTATGACCATTGATTTTGACGATGTCAGCCACCAAGGCATTTCGACCATTACTCCAGATGATGTCGCTGTCGCCCAAGAGTTGGGTTATGTCATCAAGCTGGTTGGTGATGTTAGGGAAACAGCCTCAGGTATTTCCGCTCAGGTTTCCCCAACCTTCCTCCCTAAGGAACACCCGCTGGCTAGCGTTAACGGGGTCATGAATGCCGTCTTTGTGGAGTCTATCGGCATCGGCCAATCCATGTACTATGGTCCTGGTGCAGGTCAAAAGCCGACTGCAACTTCTGTAGTTGCCGATATTATTCGCATTGGTCGTCGGATTGTTGATGGCAATGTTGGTAAACCCTTCAATGAATTCAGTCGTCCGACTCAATTAGCCAACCCGAGCGACGTCAAGTCTGGCTATTATTTCTCCCTCAGTGTGCCCGATAAGAAGGGACAAATCCTGCGCTTGGCAGAAATTTTTAACGGCCAGGATGTTTCCTTCTCCCAAGTCCTCCAACAAAGAGGGGATGGAAAACAAGCTAAAATTGTCATCGTGACCCACGCCCTTAGCTTGACCCAGTTGGAACGCGTCAAGGCTGAATTAGAAGCTCAGAGCGATTTCACCCTTTTGAACAGCTTTAAGGTATTGGGAGATTAA
- the thrB gene encoding homoserine kinase has protein sequence MKITVPATSANIGPGFDSVGVALSKYLTIEVLEDSSDWEVIHDLGDIPSDANNLLIKTALEVAPDLAPHRLKMISDIPLARGLGSSSSVIVAGIELANQLANLQLSDQEKLNLATKIEGHPDNVAPAIFGNLVVASYLDGQVSHLVADFPSCDFVAFIPNYQLKTSDSREVLPSTMAYKEAVVASSIANVAIAGLLKGDLTVAGQAIQKDRFHEAYRQKLVKEFAPIKELAQTSGAYATYLSGAGPTVMTLVQQGEGEALKVALDKLKLDGETFVLAVDKEGVGLD, from the coding sequence ATGAAAATTACAGTTCCAGCAACTTCGGCCAATATTGGGCCGGGATTTGACTCGGTGGGGGTGGCTCTGTCCAAATATTTAACCATCGAAGTGCTTGAAGACTCCTCTGACTGGGAGGTTATCCACGATTTGGGGGACATTCCTAGCGATGCCAACAATCTCCTGATTAAGACAGCCTTGGAAGTTGCTCCTGATCTAGCCCCTCATCGGCTTAAGATGATTTCAGATATTCCCTTGGCTCGAGGTCTGGGTTCTTCCAGTTCAGTCATTGTCGCAGGGATAGAGTTAGCCAATCAATTGGCCAATTTGCAACTTTCCGACCAAGAAAAGCTCAATCTGGCAACAAAAATCGAAGGGCATCCCGACAATGTTGCCCCAGCCATCTTTGGTAATCTGGTAGTGGCTTCCTATTTGGATGGCCAAGTTTCCCACCTTGTGGCTGACTTTCCTAGCTGTGATTTCGTAGCTTTTATCCCTAATTACCAGTTGAAAACCAGCGATAGTCGGGAAGTTTTGCCCTCTACCATGGCCTATAAAGAGGCTGTTGTAGCATCCTCTATCGCTAATGTCGCTATTGCGGGGCTTTTAAAGGGAGACTTAACGGTAGCTGGACAAGCCATCCAGAAGGACCGTTTCCATGAGGCCTACCGACAAAAATTGGTCAAGGAATTTGCACCGATTAAGGAGCTTGCTCAAACTTCTGGCGCTTATGCAACCTATTTATCAGGCGCTGGACCAACCGTTATGACCCTGGTTCAACAAGGGGAAGGTGAGGCGCTAAAGGTTGCTCTAGATAAGTTGAAGCTTGACGGCGAAACCTTTGTTTTGGCGGTCGATAAAGAAGGTGTTGGCCTTGACTAA
- the rarD gene encoding EamA family transporter RarD, producing the protein MTKTQKGLLLGVSAYLLWAFLSLYWKLLAGVNAYNTFSYRIIWTALTMLVYMLVSSNRQRYGRELKELWLDKKQFYRAIGAAFLIAINWLTYIYAIANGHATGSSLGYYMMPLVSVLLALIILKESLTPATTLAVLVAAVGVGVLVWQTGHLPSIALILAFSFGFYGLLKKGIKLSSDVAMLFEVGAILPFVLIYLIFFSQETLTDYSLWEDILLALSGIITAIPLLLYAESLKRAPLNLVGFIQYLNPTIQLLIALSIFGEKLSRGQLYGLIFIWLAIGLFVVGQIILMRKSSKTTLSEIGH; encoded by the coding sequence TTGACTAAAACACAAAAGGGCCTCTTGCTGGGCGTTTCGGCCTATTTACTCTGGGCCTTTCTCTCCCTCTATTGGAAACTTCTGGCTGGGGTAAATGCCTATAATACATTTTCTTATCGGATTATTTGGACGGCTTTGACCATGCTGGTTTATATGTTGGTTTCTAGCAATCGTCAGCGCTACGGCCGAGAACTTAAGGAGCTCTGGTTAGACAAGAAGCAATTCTATCGTGCTATCGGTGCGGCCTTTCTCATTGCGATTAACTGGTTAACCTATATTTATGCCATTGCCAATGGCCATGCGACAGGGTCCAGTCTGGGCTACTATATGATGCCACTGGTATCGGTTCTTTTGGCTCTAATCATTCTCAAGGAGAGTTTGACACCAGCGACCACTCTAGCGGTTCTGGTGGCGGCAGTTGGAGTAGGGGTCTTGGTTTGGCAGACGGGGCATTTGCCTTCGATCGCCTTGATTCTGGCCTTTTCCTTTGGCTTTTATGGCCTCCTCAAAAAGGGAATCAAGCTATCTAGTGATGTGGCCATGCTCTTTGAGGTGGGGGCAATCTTGCCCTTTGTGCTGATTTATCTGATTTTTTTCAGTCAAGAGACCCTGACAGACTATAGCTTATGGGAAGATATCCTCCTAGCTCTGTCGGGCATTATCACGGCTATTCCGCTCTTGCTCTATGCGGAGAGTCTCAAGCGAGCTCCCCTGAATCTGGTTGGGTTCATCCAGTACCTCAATCCAACCATCCAACTTTTGATTGCGTTGAGTATTTTCGGCGAGAAGCTCAGCCGAGGTCAACTCTATGGCCTGATTTTCATCTGGCTGGCTATTGGCCTCTTTGTCGTCGGTCAGATTATCTTGATGCGAAAAAGTTCCAAGACGACCTTGTCAGAGATAGGCCACTAG
- a CDS encoding bifunctional folylpolyglutamate synthase/dihydrofolate synthase: MNYQEALTWIHSRLKFGIKPGIQRMAWMLDQLGNPQEHIPAIHVVGTNGKGSVVNNLQHIFTAAGYHVGTFTSPYIVDFRERISLDGQLMPKEDLVTCVELVKPVVEALPAELEVATEFETISLMMFLYFGRLHSVDLAVIEAGMGGRDDSTNLFKALAVVCPSIGLDHQAILGRTHAQIAQNKAGVLKKGESLVMAVQQEEARQAFLEKAQKVGSPVYQWQKDFSLMTSENEKSLVFRNKETSLSDIELAMPGQHQVSNAALAIETALLLKKSYPKLTDRAIRQGLATARWQGRTELLRPNLMIDGAHNKESIQALVDLLKEGYGDKTIHILFAAIDTKPVTSMLKKLAEVGQVMVTTFPYHNSLALSDYPQGYEQAPDFKTWLDQVYEPDSGDFYLITGSLYFISQVRKELLKNSPQ; this comes from the coding sequence ATGAATTATCAAGAAGCACTAACTTGGATTCACAGTCGTTTAAAGTTTGGCATCAAGCCTGGTATCCAGAGGATGGCCTGGATGTTAGACCAGTTGGGCAATCCTCAAGAGCATATACCAGCCATTCATGTGGTGGGTACCAACGGCAAGGGCTCGGTGGTTAATAACCTCCAGCATATTTTTACAGCTGCTGGCTACCATGTCGGGACCTTTACCTCTCCCTACATCGTGGATTTTCGGGAGCGGATTTCTCTAGATGGTCAACTCATGCCCAAGGAGGATTTGGTGACCTGTGTGGAATTAGTCAAGCCAGTTGTCGAAGCTCTGCCAGCGGAACTTGAAGTGGCAACTGAGTTTGAGACCATCAGCCTGATGATGTTTCTCTATTTTGGTCGACTGCATAGCGTGGATCTGGCTGTTATTGAGGCAGGTATGGGTGGACGGGACGATTCAACCAATCTCTTTAAGGCCCTAGCTGTAGTCTGCCCTTCAATTGGCTTGGATCACCAGGCGATTTTAGGCCGAACCCATGCGCAAATTGCTCAGAATAAAGCGGGCGTGCTTAAGAAGGGCGAGTCCTTGGTTATGGCAGTCCAGCAAGAAGAAGCCAGACAGGCCTTTCTAGAGAAGGCTCAGAAAGTTGGCTCACCTGTTTATCAATGGCAAAAGGATTTCAGCTTGATGACCTCTGAAAATGAAAAGAGCCTGGTCTTCCGAAATAAGGAGACCAGCCTGTCTGACATTGAACTAGCCATGCCAGGTCAGCACCAGGTCTCTAATGCAGCCCTGGCCATTGAAACGGCTCTCTTGCTAAAGAAAAGCTATCCAAAATTGACTGATAGGGCCATTCGCCAAGGACTGGCGACTGCCAGATGGCAGGGGCGGACTGAGCTTTTGCGACCCAATTTAATGATTGACGGAGCTCACAACAAGGAGAGCATCCAGGCCTTGGTTGATTTATTAAAGGAGGGCTATGGTGACAAAACTATCCATATTCTCTTTGCGGCTATTGATACTAAGCCAGTTACCAGTATGTTGAAAAAACTGGCTGAGGTGGGCCAAGTCATGGTGACCACTTTTCCTTATCACAATAGTTTAGCCTTGAGCGATTATCCCCAGGGCTATGAGCAAGCCCCCGATTTTAAGACATGGCTGGATCAGGTATATGAGCCTGATTCAGGGGACTTCTACCTCATCACGGGCTCCCTCTATTTCATTTCCCAAGTGCGTAAGGAGCTTTTGAAGAATTCCCCTCAATAA
- the folE gene encoding GTP cyclohydrolase I FolE has translation MVNQEKAEKAIYQLLEAIGEDPQREGLLETPKRVAKMYAEMFSGLEENPKDQFTAVFSENHEEVVLVKDIPFYSMCEHHLVPFYGVAHVAYLPSQSKVTGLSKLARAVEVASKRPQLQERLTEQVAKALEEALNPKGVFVMVEAEHMCMTMRGIKKPGSKTVTTVARGLFKEDRDQRQELLTLIKEH, from the coding sequence ATGGTTAATCAAGAAAAGGCTGAGAAAGCCATTTATCAATTACTGGAGGCCATTGGTGAAGACCCCCAAAGAGAAGGCCTGCTTGAGACTCCCAAGCGAGTAGCGAAGATGTATGCCGAGATGTTTTCCGGCTTGGAGGAAAATCCCAAGGACCAATTCACGGCTGTCTTTAGCGAAAATCACGAAGAAGTGGTTTTGGTCAAGGATATCCCCTTTTATTCCATGTGTGAACATCACTTGGTGCCATTTTATGGGGTAGCCCATGTGGCTTATCTGCCAAGTCAGAGCAAGGTCACAGGACTTTCCAAATTAGCCAGGGCAGTAGAAGTGGCTAGCAAGCGACCTCAGTTGCAAGAGCGCTTAACCGAACAGGTCGCCAAGGCCTTGGAAGAAGCCTTAAACCCCAAGGGGGTCTTTGTCATGGTAGAAGCTGAGCATATGTGTATGACTATGCGAGGCATCAAAAAGCCTGGTAGTAAGACTGTGACAACCGTTGCCCGTGGTCTTTTTAAAGAAGATAGAGACCAAAGACAGGAATTGCTGACTTTGATTAAGGAGCACTAG
- the folP gene encoding dihydropteroate synthase, producing the protein MNIGQYHVDGKACIMGVLNVTPDSFSDGGSYTQLEKALAQVGAMVEQGAAVIDVGGESTRPGADFISQEEEIARVVPVIKAIKENYDVLISIDTYKTGTARAALEAGADILNDVWAGLYDGQMLALAAQKDVPIILMHNQEDEVYGDVTQDVCDFLSQRAQAAVEAGVARDKIWLDPGFGFAKNEAQNIDLLKGLDRVTSLGYPVLFGISRKRVVDYLLGGHTKPLERDGATAALSGYAIEKGCQIVRVHNVEANRDIVKVISQLK; encoded by the coding sequence ATGAACATTGGACAATATCATGTTGATGGAAAAGCCTGTATCATGGGGGTTCTGAATGTGACCCCTGATTCTTTTTCAGATGGCGGGTCTTATACACAGTTAGAAAAAGCCCTAGCTCAAGTAGGTGCCATGGTAGAGCAGGGAGCAGCCGTTATTGATGTTGGTGGTGAGTCTACCAGACCAGGGGCTGATTTCATCTCGCAAGAGGAAGAAATTGCCAGAGTTGTTCCCGTCATCAAGGCTATTAAGGAAAATTATGATGTCCTCATCAGTATCGATACCTATAAGACAGGAACAGCACGGGCTGCATTGGAAGCTGGTGCTGATATTCTTAATGACGTCTGGGCTGGCCTCTATGATGGTCAAATGCTGGCTCTTGCTGCCCAAAAGGATGTTCCTATTATTCTCATGCACAATCAGGAAGATGAGGTTTACGGGGATGTCACCCAGGATGTCTGTGACTTTCTGTCTCAGCGGGCTCAAGCAGCTGTAGAAGCAGGCGTTGCTAGGGACAAGATCTGGTTGGATCCAGGTTTTGGTTTCGCTAAAAATGAAGCTCAAAATATTGACTTGCTCAAGGGATTGGACCGAGTTACCTCTCTGGGTTATCCAGTCCTCTTTGGTATTTCTCGCAAGCGGGTCGTGGACTATCTTTTAGGCGGTCACACCAAGCCCCTAGAAAGAGATGGGGCAACTGCCGCTTTATCTGGCTACGCTATTGAGAAAGGCTGCCAAATTGTGCGAGTCCATAACGTTGAAGCTAATCGTGATATTGTCAAGGTTATTAGTCAGTTGAAATAG
- the folB gene encoding dihydroneopterin aldolase has product MDKILLKGCRFYGYHGALPEENRLGQIFVVDAELSVDLSQASTSDDLGDTVHYGLVFEAIKQAVEGQPYQLLERLAGAICQDIFNQFPPVQGVTLRISKENPPIAGHYDSVGIELERRR; this is encoded by the coding sequence ATGGATAAAATACTTTTAAAGGGCTGTCGTTTTTACGGCTACCATGGAGCCCTTCCAGAAGAAAATCGTCTGGGGCAAATTTTTGTGGTGGATGCTGAACTATCAGTAGACCTGAGTCAGGCTTCTACGAGCGATGATTTAGGCGATACGGTTCATTATGGCCTTGTTTTTGAGGCCATCAAGCAAGCTGTAGAAGGCCAGCCTTATCAATTATTGGAGAGACTAGCGGGTGCAATCTGTCAGGATATCTTCAACCAATTTCCACCTGTTCAGGGTGTCACATTGCGAATTAGCAAGGAGAATCCGCCTATCGCTGGGCACTATGACAGTGTCGGTATAGAATTGGAGCGCCGTCGATGA